In the genome of Fragaria vesca subsp. vesca unplaced genomic scaffold, FraVesHawaii_1.0 scf0512892, whole genome shotgun sequence, the window CGGCCATTAATAGGATTGCGATGAATGATACCGTCCAAGTCGCGCAGGTGGTATGCCCCCTTGGGAAGTATACGATGAATAATAAAGGGGCCTTCCCATCGAGCGGACCACTTGCCCCGACCGTCGGTTTTGTCCCCAAGTGGGAGTACCGCGAGCCACACTTTCTGGCCCTCAGCATAGCTCCGTCCGCGCGTGACCTTATCATACGAACGTGCGATGCGTTGTTTCTCGAGGACGAGATTGTTGAAAGCGGTGACGCGGTGCTCGTCAAGATCTTCAAGTTCCTGCCACATGGCCTGGACGTAATCCTCGCCAAGTAGTTGATGCTGTTCCTGAACGCGGAGTGAAGCGATATTGAGCTCAAGGGGAAGGACGGCATCGTGGCCGTACATGAGAGCGTACGGGATGGTATCCGTCGGGCCGCGCTTTGAAGTGCGGTAAGCCCACAAGGTGT includes:
- the LOC101292272 gene encoding uncharacterized protein LOC101292272, which produces MADSVVKYLNDYGIKLLHSTPYYAQSNGQAEASNKVIFGILRKMLELNPRVWHEELYHTLWAYRTSKRGPTDTIPYALMYGHDAVLPLELNIASLRVQEQHQLLGEDYVQAMWQELEDLDEHRVTAFNNLVLEKQRIARSYDKVTRGRSYAEGQKVWLAVLPLGDKTDGRGKWSARWEGPFIIHRILPKGAYHLRDLDGIIHRNPINGRFLKRHIAGIWEREDPPPPPDPVTTVNSATRHRVLAPPPNTRGQSGIED